A single region of the Lycium barbarum isolate Lr01 chromosome 2, ASM1917538v2, whole genome shotgun sequence genome encodes:
- the LOC132626854 gene encoding inactive beta-amylase 9 gives MEVSVMGSSQVNLGRNDLGCKEVGYCSFTKNLKSKSKLCVGQSIKWPVKSLNGLSLKASGCSQVEPVILENASANRKSKLTDGVKLFVGLPLDAVSSTNTVNHPRAIAAGLKALKLLGVDGIELPIWWGVVEKEAMGEYNWTGYLALAEVIQNLGLKLHVSLCFHASGEPKIPLPEWVSRIGESDPSIFFKDRSGQHYKDCLSFAVTDVPVLDGKTPVQVYKEFCESFKAAFSPFMGSTITGISFGLGPEGELRYPSHHDPSKMNNHQGAGEFQCYDKYMLNSLKQYAESNGNPLWGLGGPHNAPGYDQPPMTSNFFKENGGSWETTYGDFFLSWYSEQLISHGSRLLSLASEIFHDVPISVCGKVPLVYSWYRTRSHPGELTTGFYNTVNRDGYAEMVERFAKHSCQIILPGMDLSDNHQPNESLSSPELLLAQITSSCRKHGVEILGQNSMVANASNCFEQIKKNLSGDKGMSLFTYQRMGADFFSPEHFPSFTQFVRNLNQPELDSDDQPMKQEECAESLTSNQLQTQAA, from the exons atggaGGTTTCAGTGATGGGAAGTTCTCAGGTAAATTTGGGTAGGAATGATTTGGGATGTAAAGAAGTTGGGTATTGTAGTTTTACCAAGAATTTGAAATCAAAGTCAAAATTATGTGTTGGCCAAAGTATAAAATGGCCTGTAAAATCTTTGAATGGGTTAAGTTTGAAAGCATCTGGTTGTTCACAAGTTGAACCAGTGATATTAGAGAATGCTTCTGCTAACAGAAAATCTAAGCTG ACTGATGGCGTGAAACTATTTGTTGGGTTGCCACTTGATGCTGTTTCAAGTACTAATACGGTAAACCATCCTAGAGCAATTGCAGCTGGATTAAAAGCGTTGAAGTTACTCGGTGTAGATGGCATAGAACTCCCAATCTGGTGGGGAGTAGTTGAGAAGGAAGCCATGGGGGAATATAACTGGACAGGCTACCTTGCACTTGCTGAAGTGATCCAGAATTTGGGTCTTAAGCTTCATGTGTCACTTTGCTTTCATGCATCAGGGGAACCGAAAATCCCACTCCCTGAATGGGTTTCTCGGATTGGTGAATCTGACCCTAGTATATTCTTTAAAGACCGATCAGGACAACACTACAAAGATTGTCTTTCATTCGCTGTTACTGATGTTCCTGTCCTTGACGGAAAGACTCCAGTTCAAGTTTACAAAGAGTTTTGTGAGAGCTTCAAGGCTGCATTTTCCCCGTTCATGGGCTCCACAATCACG GGCATTTCCTTTGGTCTAGGACCAGAAGGCGAGCTTCGCTATCCTTCTCATCACGATCCGTCCAAAATGAACAATCATCAGGGAGCTGGTGAATTCCAGTGTTATGATAAATACATGTTGAATTCTCTCAAACAGTATGCTGAAAGCAATGGGAATCCTCTGTGGGGATTGGGTGGTCCGCACAATGCCCCTGGTTATGATCAACCACCCATGACAAGCAACTTCTTCAAGGAGAACGGAGGATCTTGGGAGACAACTTATGGTGACTTTTTCCTTTCTTGGTACTCGGAGCAACTTATTTCACATGGAAGCCGGCTTCTTTCTCTAGCCTCTGAAATTTTCCATGATGTTCCAATCTCCGTTTGTGGCAAAGTTCCCCTTGTGTACTCTTGGTATAGAACCCGATCCCACCCTGGCGAGCTGACAACCGGTTTCTATAACACAGTCAACAGAGATGGTTATGCAGAAATGGTTGAGAGGTTCGCAAAGCATTCATGCCAAATTATCTTGCCTGGGATGGATCTCTCAGACAATCACCAGCCAAACGAATCTCTCTCGAGCCCAGAGTTGTTGCTTGCTCAAATTACATCATCTTGCAGAAAGCATGGAGTAGAAATCTTGGGCCAAAACTCAATGGTTGCAAATGCATCAAATTGTTTCGAACAAATAAAGAAGAATTTGTCAGGTGACAAAGGAATGAGCTTGTTTACATATCAAAGAATGGGTGCTGATTTCTTTTCTCCTGAACATTTCCCTTCATTCACTCAATTCGTTCGGAACCTTAATCAACCAGAACTGGATTCAGACGATCAACCGATGAAACAAGAAGAATGTGCTGAATCTCTTACGAGTAATCAACTCCAGACGCAAGCAGCTTAG